The Papaver somniferum cultivar HN1 unplaced genomic scaffold, ASM357369v1 unplaced-scaffold_107, whole genome shotgun sequence genome includes a region encoding these proteins:
- the LOC113328068 gene encoding F-box/kelch-repeat protein At3g06240-like translates to MHGQTTCGFGYVRSTNEYKVIRIHYIDYEGGEVEVYTLGSGCGWRAIGRVSDVLSGSSGGRGTYANDVIYWILSSKVVAFDLVHEEFRSLCVPCCMHNLRYQDRFGLVVLGRHLCLYIDDIKVRVKIWSLMESTDSETWRMECDIDYKSVRGSGARKLQPILLGKNGGIVLLFAASVLYSYDPKTTYLKMISNKASADYFKHVEAAAHINMFASLEATGENSKKYTVRPRRWDDVIEELDRVSLEEEVDTTRFRLK, encoded by the coding sequence ATGCATGGCCAAACAACATGTGGATTTGGGTATGTTCGGtcaaccaatgagtacaaggttatTAGGATTCATTACATAGACTATGAAGGAGGAGAAGTCGAAGTATACACACTTGGAAGTGGTTGTGGGTGGAGAGCCATAGGTAGAGTTTCCGATGTACTTTCGGGGTCAAGCGGGGGTCGGGGTACCTACGCAAACGATGTTATTTATTGGATTTTGAGCAGCAAAGTGGTGGCCTTTGACTTGGTTCATGAGGAGTTCCGTTCGTTATGTGTCCCTTGTTGTATGCACAACCTTCGGTATCAAGATAGATTTGGACTTGTAGTACTAGGAAGGCATTTGTGTCTTTACATAGATGATATAAAAGTACGTGTGAAAATCTGGTCGTTGATGGAAAGTACGGACTCGGAGACCTGGCGTATGGAGTGTGATATAGATTACAAATCCGTAAGAGGTTCTGGTGCAAGGAAGTTGCAGCCTATTTTACTTGGGAAAAACGGAGGAATTGTACTCTTATTTGCTGCATCTGTGTTATATTCTTATGACCCGAAAACAACATATTTGAAGATGATATCCAACAAAGCATCAGCAGATTATTTCAAACACGTCGAAGCAGCTGCTCACATAAATATGTTTGCATCATTGGAAGCTACGggagaaaattcaaaaaaatacacgGTTCGTCCACGCCGGTGGGATGATGTTATCGAGGAGTTAGACCGAGTTTCTCTTGAAGAGGAAGTTGATACGACGCGTTTCAGACTCAAGTAA